In Bacillus cytotoxicus NVH 391-98, the following are encoded in one genomic region:
- the phaZ gene encoding intracellular short-chain-length polyhydroxyalkanoate depolymerase has product MGELVMPKSATMEFVSLPNGETIAYQDVGRQNKEILVLIHGNMTSSQHWDLVIEQLQNQYHIYAIDLRGFGQSTYHRPIDSLRDFADDVKLWINELQLKEFSLMGWSMGGGVAMEFVASHKELVKNLILVESVGMKGYPIFKKDVNGQPIVSTLLKTKEEIAQDPVQIVPVLEAIKKMNKLYYRTLWNMLIYTHNQPDPERYDKYLDDMLTQRNFVDVNYALITFNISDEHNGVVPGNGHIHHVQVPTLVLQGDRDYVVPQVVGEELAKHLPHAKLTILKDCGHSPFIDCLDEYIQHVTNWLNGK; this is encoded by the coding sequence ATGGGGGAACTTGTGATGCCTAAGTCTGCAACAATGGAGTTTGTCTCGTTACCCAATGGGGAAACAATCGCATACCAAGATGTCGGAAGGCAAAATAAAGAAATACTTGTACTCATTCACGGAAATATGACATCCTCGCAGCATTGGGATTTAGTTATAGAACAATTGCAGAATCAATATCATATTTATGCGATTGATTTGAGGGGATTCGGACAATCCACATATCATAGACCAATTGATTCTTTACGAGATTTTGCAGATGATGTGAAGTTATGGATTAATGAACTACAATTAAAAGAGTTTTCATTGATGGGTTGGTCGATGGGAGGAGGAGTTGCAATGGAATTTGTAGCTTCCCATAAAGAGCTGGTTAAGAACCTTATTTTAGTAGAATCTGTTGGCATGAAAGGATATCCAATCTTTAAAAAAGATGTGAATGGGCAACCAATCGTATCTACATTATTAAAAACGAAAGAAGAAATCGCGCAAGACCCTGTTCAAATTGTGCCTGTTTTAGAGGCAATAAAAAAGATGAACAAGCTCTACTACCGAACGTTATGGAATATGTTAATTTATACACATAATCAACCAGATCCAGAGCGCTATGACAAATATTTAGATGATATGTTAACGCAGCGTAATTTCGTTGATGTTAACTATGCTTTAATTACGTTTAATATTTCAGATGAGCATAATGGAGTAGTACCAGGAAATGGGCATATTCATCATGTACAGGTACCAACGCTTGTCTTGCAAGGGGATCGAGATTATGTTGTTCCGCAAGTGGTGGGAGAAGAATTGGCGAAACATCTTCCTCATGCAAAGTTAACGATATTAAAAGATTGTGGGCATTCCCCATTCATTGATTGCTTAGATGAATATATTCAGCACGTAACAAATTGGTTAAATGGTAAATAA
- a CDS encoding MarR family winged helix-turn-helix transcriptional regulator, which translates to MDEKQHFFHVVSQTSRKFTKKFNERVSSTGLFSAQWAVIFRIHQTGPCTQSELCQYLNVESPTMTRTLTRMESMGWIIRTEGKDRREKLISLSETALEMIPVWQQEVAAFEEKALQNISKEEMQRTFQVLQTIIQNLNH; encoded by the coding sequence ATGGACGAAAAACAGCACTTTTTTCATGTTGTCAGTCAAACATCTCGTAAGTTTACGAAGAAATTTAATGAACGTGTATCATCTACAGGTTTATTTAGTGCGCAGTGGGCTGTCATTTTCCGTATTCATCAAACAGGCCCTTGCACACAAAGTGAACTGTGTCAATACTTAAATGTTGAATCTCCAACAATGACTCGTACATTAACACGTATGGAATCTATGGGCTGGATTATTCGAACGGAGGGAAAAGATCGCCGAGAAAAGCTTATTTCCTTATCAGAAACTGCACTGGAGATGATTCCAGTATGGCAACAAGAAGTTGCTGCTTTCGAAGAAAAAGCACTGCAGAATATTAGTAAAGAAGAGATGCAACGAACATTTCAAGTATTACAAACGATTATTCAAAATCTAAATCATTAA